The following proteins are co-located in the Micromonospora coriariae genome:
- a CDS encoding (Fe-S)-binding protein, whose product MRIALFVTCLADTLFPEAAKATVRLLERLGHEVVFPQDQTCCGQMHINTGYPDDALRLVRRHVRTFAPYDVVVAPSGSCVGSVRHQHATVARGAGDERLASRAEEVAGRTYELSELLVDVLGVTDVGAFYPHRVTYHPTCHSLRMIRVGDKPLRLLRQVRGLDLVELPQAEQCCGFGGTFAVKNADTSTAMLADKMRHVLSTGADVCTAGDASCLMHIGGGLSRLRAGVRTVHLAEILASTEPAGNAPEQAQREGVTA is encoded by the coding sequence ATGCGAATAGCCCTGTTCGTCACCTGTCTGGCCGACACCCTGTTCCCCGAGGCGGCCAAGGCGACGGTGCGGCTGCTGGAACGGCTCGGTCACGAGGTCGTCTTTCCGCAGGATCAGACCTGCTGCGGGCAGATGCACATCAACACCGGCTATCCGGATGACGCGCTGCGCCTGGTTCGCCGGCACGTACGGACCTTCGCGCCGTACGACGTGGTGGTGGCCCCGTCCGGGTCGTGCGTCGGTTCGGTGCGGCACCAGCACGCGACGGTGGCTCGGGGAGCCGGCGACGAGCGCCTGGCCAGTCGGGCCGAGGAGGTCGCCGGGCGCACGTACGAGCTGTCGGAGCTGCTCGTCGACGTGCTGGGGGTGACCGACGTGGGCGCCTTCTATCCGCACCGCGTGACGTACCACCCGACCTGCCACTCGCTGCGGATGATCCGGGTGGGGGACAAGCCGCTGCGGCTGCTGCGCCAGGTGCGCGGCCTGGACCTGGTGGAGCTGCCGCAGGCCGAGCAGTGCTGCGGCTTCGGCGGCACGTTCGCGGTGAAGAACGCGGACACGTCAACGGCGATGCTGGCCGACAAGATGCGCCACGTGTTGTCCACCGGGGCCGACGTCTGTACCGCCGGGGACGCCTCCTGCCTGATGCACATCGGCGGTGGGCTGTCCCGGCTCCGGGCCGGCGTACGCACAGTGCACCTCGCGGAGATCCTGGCCAGCACCGAGCCCGCCGGCAACGCGCCCGAGCAGGCGCAGCGGGAGGGGGTGACGGCATGA
- a CDS encoding lactate utilization protein B has translation MSETFLGMPATAPRGVGHLRGDEPFPVAARRSLADAQLRRNLGHATATIRAKSAAVIDEVPDWQELRAAGRAIKTDVMARLPELLEQLEVAVTAAGGTVHWAADAVEANRIVTDLVRATGSDRVMKVKSMATQEIGLNEALEAAGIEPVETDLAELIVQLGRDKPSHILVPAIHRNRAEIREIFLREMPGVDPALTDEPATLAAAARRHLRRTFLSTRVAVSGANFAVAETGTLAVVESEGNGRMCLTLPDTLITVMGIEKIIPTWTDLEVFLQLLPRASTGERMNPYTSMWSGVAPGDGPQAFHLVLLDNGRSAVLADEVGRQALHCIRCSACLNVCPVYERTGGHAYGSVYPGPIGAVLSPQLTGVEDNASLPFASSLCGACFDACPVMIDIPSILVHLRAQHTAAYRSEHRLPSAEAITMAAAAYTMDHPQLYEAAQRAARVTRFAGRRGGGLPPPLSGWTIGRDLPQPPPQTFREWWAQR, from the coding sequence ATGAGCGAGACGTTCCTCGGCATGCCGGCCACCGCGCCACGCGGTGTGGGGCACCTGCGCGGCGACGAGCCGTTCCCGGTCGCGGCCCGGCGCAGCCTCGCCGACGCCCAACTGCGCCGCAACCTCGGCCACGCCACCGCCACGATCCGCGCGAAGTCGGCGGCGGTGATCGACGAGGTCCCCGACTGGCAGGAGCTGCGCGCGGCCGGCCGGGCCATCAAGACCGATGTGATGGCCCGCCTGCCCGAGCTGCTCGAACAACTGGAGGTGGCGGTCACCGCCGCCGGTGGCACAGTGCACTGGGCCGCCGACGCCGTCGAGGCCAACCGGATCGTCACCGACCTGGTCCGGGCCACCGGCAGCGACCGGGTCATGAAGGTCAAGTCCATGGCGACCCAGGAGATCGGCCTCAACGAGGCGCTGGAGGCCGCCGGCATCGAACCGGTGGAGACGGACCTCGCCGAGCTGATCGTCCAGCTCGGGCGGGACAAGCCCAGCCACATTCTGGTGCCGGCGATCCATCGCAACCGGGCGGAGATCCGTGAGATCTTCCTGCGCGAGATGCCCGGCGTCGACCCGGCGCTGACCGACGAGCCGGCGACCCTGGCGGCGGCGGCCCGGCGTCACCTGCGCCGCACCTTCCTCAGCACCCGGGTCGCCGTCTCCGGTGCGAACTTCGCGGTAGCCGAGACCGGCACCCTCGCGGTGGTCGAGTCGGAGGGCAACGGCCGGATGTGCCTCACCCTGCCGGACACCCTGATCACGGTGATGGGCATCGAGAAGATCATCCCCACCTGGACGGACCTCGAGGTGTTCCTGCAACTGCTGCCCCGGGCCTCCACCGGGGAGCGGATGAACCCGTACACCTCCATGTGGTCCGGTGTCGCGCCCGGCGATGGGCCGCAGGCGTTCCACCTCGTGCTGCTGGACAACGGCCGCAGTGCGGTCCTCGCCGACGAGGTCGGCCGTCAGGCGTTGCACTGCATCCGCTGCTCCGCCTGTCTGAACGTCTGTCCCGTCTACGAGCGCACCGGCGGGCACGCGTACGGCTCGGTCTACCCCGGGCCGATCGGCGCCGTGCTCTCCCCGCAGCTGACCGGCGTGGAGGACAACGCCTCCCTGCCCTTCGCCTCCTCGCTCTGCGGGGCGTGCTTCGACGCCTGCCCCGTGATGATCGACATCCCGTCGATCCTGGTGCACCTTCGTGCCCAGCACACGGCGGCGTACCGTAGCGAGCACCGCCTGCCGAGCGCGGAGGCGATCACCATGGCCGCCGCCGCGTACACCATGGACCACCCGCAGTTGTACGAGGCCGCCCAGCGCGCCGCGCGGGTCACCCGCTTCGCCGGCCGCCGCGGCGGCGGCCTACCCCCGCCGCTGTCCGGCTGGACCATCGGCCGCGACCTACCGCAGCCGCCGCCGCAGACCTTCCGGGAATGGTGGGCCCAACGATGA
- a CDS encoding LutC/YkgG family protein: protein MTSRELILGRLRAALGPTPSAPAEVARDYRPAGGAVDLDVLVHRLTDYRATVHRCADDEVAQVVDAILGGRRVVVPPGLPRHWLPDTVQVLTDDDLPRDQVDAADGVVTAAAVAVAETGTVILDAGPSQGRRVITLLPDVHICVLRTDQVVAGVPDALARLDPGRPLTWISGPSATSDIELNRVEGVHGPRNLHVVIVPADQSR from the coding sequence ATGACCTCCCGCGAGTTGATCCTCGGCCGCCTCCGCGCCGCTCTCGGCCCTACCCCGAGCGCCCCTGCCGAGGTGGCGCGGGACTACCGGCCGGCCGGCGGCGCCGTCGACCTCGACGTCCTGGTGCACCGGCTCACCGACTACCGGGCCACCGTGCACAGGTGTGCCGACGATGAGGTCGCGCAGGTCGTCGACGCCATCCTCGGCGGCCGACGCGTCGTGGTCCCCCCGGGACTGCCACGGCACTGGCTGCCCGACACCGTCCAGGTGCTGACCGACGACGATCTTCCGAGGGACCAGGTCGACGCGGCCGACGGGGTGGTCACCGCGGCGGCGGTGGCCGTCGCCGAGACCGGGACCGTCATCCTCGACGCGGGCCCGTCCCAGGGCAGAAGGGTCATCACACTCCTGCCCGACGTGCACATCTGCGTGCTCCGTACCGATCAGGTCGTCGCCGGGGTGCCGGACGCCCTCGCGCGCCTCGACCCGGGCCGCCCGCTCACCTGGATCAGCGGCCCGTCCGCCACCAGCGACATCGAACTCAACCGGGTCGAGGGCGTCCATGGCCCCCGCAACCTGCACGTCGTGATCGTTCCGGCTGACCAGTCACGGTAG
- a CDS encoding basic amino acid ABC transporter substrate-binding protein — MRFHSAARKAGLVAAIAALSLSAGCAKKDEGQVQANGVKLVQAGKLTVCTHLPYPPFQSKDASGKVVGFDVDLMDLVAKDLGVEQTIVDTPFEGIKSGQDLNTGKCDAAAAGMTITGERQKVMNFSDPYFDATQAMLVKTGKPYKSLDDLKGKKLGVQAATTGRDYARKFEKEKGLQLVEFEDLAALQQAVSNGQVEAAINDLPVWTEYLKENPGGFAVAAEFDTGEQYGFSVKKDTNPELLKKINEALTKAKQDGTYDTIYEKWIGKRPSA; from the coding sequence GTGAGGTTCCACAGCGCAGCCCGCAAGGCCGGCCTCGTCGCGGCGATCGCCGCCCTGTCGCTCAGCGCGGGATGCGCCAAGAAGGACGAGGGCCAGGTCCAGGCGAACGGGGTCAAGCTCGTCCAGGCCGGCAAGCTGACCGTCTGCACCCACCTGCCGTACCCGCCGTTCCAGTCGAAGGACGCCAGCGGCAAGGTCGTCGGGTTCGACGTCGACCTCATGGACCTGGTCGCCAAGGACCTCGGCGTCGAGCAGACGATCGTCGACACCCCGTTCGAGGGCATCAAGTCCGGCCAGGACCTCAACACGGGCAAGTGCGACGCCGCCGCCGCCGGCATGACGATCACCGGGGAACGGCAGAAGGTCATGAACTTCTCCGATCCCTACTTCGACGCCACCCAGGCGATGCTGGTCAAGACCGGCAAGCCCTACAAGTCGCTCGACGACCTCAAGGGCAAGAAGCTCGGCGTCCAGGCGGCGACCACCGGCCGTGACTACGCCCGGAAGTTCGAGAAGGAGAAGGGCCTCCAACTCGTCGAGTTCGAGGACCTCGCCGCCCTGCAGCAGGCCGTCTCCAACGGTCAGGTCGAGGCCGCCATCAACGACCTGCCGGTCTGGACCGAGTACCTCAAGGAGAACCCGGGCGGCTTCGCCGTCGCGGCCGAGTTCGACACCGGCGAGCAGTACGGGTTCTCGGTGAAGAAGGACACCAACCCGGAACTGCTCAAGAAGATCAACGAGGCGCTGACCAAGGCCAAGCAGGACGGCACGTACGACACGATCTACGAGAAGTGGATCGGCAAGCGGCCGAGCGCGTGA
- a CDS encoding amino acid ABC transporter permease, with product MKLRRRQRERLSLWLQYLAFIAVIAVAVYAADWGRLRAAFFRVDIIESMFPTIITVALRNTILYTLGAFAFGLVFGTILALMRLSRVAPYRWVATAYIELFRGLPALLVLFLVGYGIPIAFPEREIPGGVFGSIAIGLGLTAAAYMAETIRAGIQAVPKGQMEAARTLGMSHFTAMRTIVIPQAFRIVIPPLTNELILLTKDSSLAYVLGVTAQTIEVTKFGRDMLNDRVNATPLLVAGLAYLAITLPLSQVVRRLELRYAKAR from the coding sequence GTGAAGCTGCGACGCCGCCAGCGAGAGCGGCTGTCCCTCTGGCTCCAGTACCTGGCCTTCATCGCCGTCATCGCCGTGGCGGTCTATGCCGCGGACTGGGGCAGGCTGAGAGCGGCGTTCTTCCGCGTCGACATCATCGAGTCGATGTTCCCGACGATCATCACCGTCGCGCTGCGCAACACGATCCTCTACACGCTGGGCGCCTTCGCCTTCGGCCTCGTGTTCGGCACGATCCTCGCGCTGATGCGGCTGTCCCGGGTCGCTCCGTACCGCTGGGTGGCGACCGCGTACATCGAGCTGTTCCGGGGTCTGCCCGCCCTGCTGGTGCTCTTCCTCGTCGGGTACGGCATCCCCATCGCCTTCCCGGAGCGGGAGATTCCCGGTGGCGTGTTCGGTTCGATCGCGATCGGTCTGGGGTTGACCGCCGCGGCGTACATGGCCGAGACCATCCGGGCCGGCATCCAGGCGGTGCCGAAGGGACAGATGGAGGCGGCGCGCACCCTCGGCATGTCGCACTTCACCGCCATGCGCACCATCGTCATTCCGCAGGCGTTCCGGATCGTCATTCCGCCGCTGACGAACGAACTGATCCTGCTCACCAAGGACTCGTCGCTCGCCTATGTGCTCGGCGTGACCGCGCAGACCATCGAGGTCACCAAGTTCGGCCGGGACATGCTGAACGACCGGGTCAACGCCACCCCGCTGCTGGTGGCCGGCCTCGCCTACCTGGCCATCACCCTGCCCCTGTCCCAGGTGGTACGACGCCTCGAACTCCGCTACGCCAAGGCTCGGTGA
- a CDS encoding amino acid ABC transporter ATP-binding protein translates to MTTPQPRPAVEIRDLHKSFGPLEVLKGIDFEVDHGEVVCVIGPSGSGKSTLLRCVNLLEEPTAGKIWVNGVEVTDPDVEIDTVRRGIGMVFQSFNLFPHLTVLDNLTIAQRRVLRRGRGEAERIARDNLERVGLTDKAAAFPAQLSGGQQQRAAIARSLSMEPKLMLFDEPTSALDPELVGDVLTVMRKLAEDGMTMLVVTHEMAFARDVADRVVFMDGGVVVEQGPPREVLGAPQHERTRSFLSRVLDPTHVAQLGQPDQAPEPPEPPHLPADDRHNL, encoded by the coding sequence ATGACGACTCCCCAACCCCGGCCCGCCGTCGAGATCCGCGATCTGCACAAGTCGTTCGGGCCGCTCGAAGTGCTCAAGGGCATCGACTTCGAGGTCGACCACGGCGAGGTGGTCTGCGTCATCGGGCCGTCCGGGTCCGGCAAGTCGACGCTGCTGCGCTGCGTCAACCTGCTGGAGGAGCCGACCGCCGGCAAGATCTGGGTCAACGGCGTCGAGGTGACCGACCCGGACGTCGAGATCGACACCGTACGCCGCGGCATCGGCATGGTCTTCCAGTCGTTCAACCTCTTCCCGCACCTGACCGTGCTGGACAACCTCACCATCGCCCAACGTCGGGTGCTCCGCCGCGGCCGCGGCGAGGCCGAGCGGATCGCGCGGGACAACCTCGAGCGGGTCGGCCTGACCGACAAGGCCGCAGCGTTCCCGGCCCAGCTCTCCGGCGGGCAGCAGCAGCGCGCGGCGATCGCCCGGTCGCTGTCGATGGAGCCCAAGCTGATGCTCTTCGACGAGCCGACCTCCGCCCTCGACCCGGAACTGGTCGGCGACGTGCTCACCGTCATGCGCAAGCTGGCCGAGGACGGCATGACGATGCTGGTGGTCACCCACGAGATGGCGTTCGCCCGGGACGTCGCCGACCGGGTCGTGTTCATGGATGGCGGCGTGGTGGTCGAGCAGGGCCCGCCGCGGGAGGTCCTCGGCGCGCCGCAGCACGAACGCACCCGCTCGTTCCTCTCCCGGGTCCTCGACCCGACCCATGTCGCGCAGCTCGGTCAGCCCGACCAGGCCCCGGAGCCCCCGGAGCCGCCGCACCTGCCGGCCGACGACCGCCACAACCTGTGA
- a CDS encoding D-alanyl-D-alanine carboxypeptidase family protein has protein sequence MLVMPAVAIPLPVRASAAPYVPCPAVKPPTPPPAMPSPPPVDPTDRAVGGQALATAGLAIPVGAPMAPAVTATSWLVADLNSGEVLGGCGPHERRTPASVQKLLLAASLMPRLDPSQMVEVTRADLRDLDPASSLMGVVAGGRYSIESLWLGLLLKSGNDAANVLARLGGGSAGRPGGVEAMNDEARRLRANQTHAATPSGLDGPGQYTSAYDLALIARATFAREDFRRYIATTVAQIPAGPGNPAFAITHDNTLLGRYPGTLGGKTGFTDLARQTYVGVAERDGRRLAVTLLGAETAPLGSLGEAAALLNWGYALPRDASVGRLVTPEEKKHDSPVVPVKGERPAPTGESSIPLHTGLGLGAAVVLAVLFLAAPWRRRGARQEAGRR, from the coding sequence ATGCTGGTCATGCCCGCTGTGGCGATTCCACTACCAGTGCGGGCCTCAGCCGCGCCGTACGTGCCGTGCCCGGCCGTGAAGCCGCCGACTCCACCGCCCGCCATGCCGTCCCCGCCGCCGGTCGACCCCACCGACCGGGCGGTCGGCGGGCAGGCGCTGGCGACGGCAGGCCTGGCCATCCCCGTGGGAGCACCGATGGCGCCGGCAGTGACGGCCACGTCATGGCTCGTGGCGGACCTCAACAGTGGTGAGGTCCTGGGCGGATGCGGCCCGCACGAGCGCCGAACGCCGGCGAGCGTGCAGAAGCTGCTGCTGGCGGCATCGCTGATGCCCCGCCTGGATCCGAGCCAGATGGTCGAGGTGACCAGGGCCGATCTGCGCGATCTCGATCCGGCCAGTTCGCTGATGGGCGTGGTCGCGGGTGGCCGGTACTCCATCGAGAGCCTGTGGCTGGGGTTGCTGCTCAAGTCGGGAAACGACGCGGCCAACGTGCTGGCTCGGCTCGGCGGCGGCAGTGCGGGCAGGCCGGGCGGGGTCGAGGCGATGAACGACGAGGCGCGTCGGCTGCGCGCGAACCAGACCCACGCCGCAACGCCCTCGGGCCTGGACGGCCCCGGCCAGTACACCAGCGCGTACGACCTCGCGCTGATCGCACGGGCCACCTTCGCCAGGGAGGACTTCCGGCGGTACATAGCGACGACGGTGGCGCAGATACCGGCAGGGCCGGGAAACCCGGCATTCGCCATCACTCACGACAACACGCTGCTGGGCCGCTATCCGGGGACGCTCGGGGGGAAGACGGGCTTCACCGACCTGGCTCGGCAGACGTACGTCGGTGTGGCCGAACGCGACGGTCGACGGCTCGCGGTGACCCTACTCGGAGCGGAGACCGCGCCGCTGGGGAGCCTGGGCGAGGCCGCGGCGCTGCTCAACTGGGGCTACGCCCTGCCCCGCGACGCCTCCGTCGGCCGCCTCGTCACACCCGAGGAGAAGAAGCACGACAGCCCCGTCGTCCCCGTCAAGGGCGAGCGCCCCGCCCCGACCGGTGAATCCTCAATCCCGCTGCACACCGGGCTCGGTCTCGGCGCTGCCGTCGTGCTGGCCGTCCTGTTCCTGGCGGCCCCGTGGCGGCGCAGAGGTGCGCGACAGGAAGCCGGCAGGCGGTAG
- a CDS encoding YdeI/OmpD-associated family protein: MRFRTTLFLGGRTATGMTVPAEIVQALGSGKKPQVTVTINGYTYRSTVAVYGGQFMLPVAAEVRAGAGIAAGDEIDVDLELDTAPRVVDVPADLAVALDAEPGARRQFEALSYSNKRQHVLSVEGAKTPETRQRRVAKVVAALLDLAAGRGG, translated from the coding sequence ATGAGATTTCGTACGACGCTGTTCCTCGGCGGCAGGACGGCCACCGGCATGACAGTGCCGGCGGAGATTGTGCAGGCCCTCGGTTCCGGCAAGAAACCGCAGGTCACGGTTACCATCAACGGCTACACCTACCGGAGCACTGTGGCCGTCTACGGCGGGCAGTTCATGCTCCCCGTCGCCGCCGAGGTGCGTGCCGGTGCGGGTATCGCCGCGGGAGATGAGATCGACGTCGACCTGGAGCTGGACACCGCGCCGCGAGTGGTCGACGTTCCGGCGGATCTGGCCGTTGCGCTCGACGCGGAGCCGGGCGCCAGGCGGCAGTTCGAGGCGCTGTCGTACTCGAACAAACGCCAGCACGTGCTTTCGGTCGAAGGTGCGAAGACCCCGGAGACCCGGCAACGACGGGTGGCCAAGGTCGTCGCGGCGCTGCTCGACCTGGCAGCGGGGCGCGGCGGGTGA
- a CDS encoding dihydrofolate reductase family protein: MGPLIFSLNVTLDGCVDHQEGIADDETHAFFTRLMDEGGAMLWGRVTYEMMESYWPAVARGGEEAPPAMREWAVKLEAKPKYVVSSTRKDFPWANSHHIAGDLREGVQKLKDETPAGVLLGSGKLATELDRMDLIDEYKMLVHPRIAGHGPTLHQGGLPGTRQLELLSAEPLRNGAVAMHYRRAR; encoded by the coding sequence ATGGGACCGCTCATCTTCAGCCTCAACGTCACCCTGGACGGTTGCGTCGACCATCAGGAGGGGATCGCCGACGACGAGACGCACGCCTTCTTCACCCGTCTCATGGACGAGGGCGGGGCAATGCTCTGGGGTCGCGTCACCTACGAGATGATGGAGAGCTACTGGCCGGCCGTCGCCCGCGGCGGCGAGGAGGCGCCGCCGGCCATGCGCGAGTGGGCGGTCAAGCTGGAGGCCAAACCCAAGTACGTGGTGTCGTCGACGCGCAAGGACTTCCCGTGGGCCAACAGCCACCACATCGCCGGTGATCTGCGCGAGGGCGTGCAGAAGCTCAAGGACGAGACCCCGGCCGGTGTCCTCCTCGGAAGCGGCAAGCTCGCGACCGAGCTCGACCGGATGGACCTGATCGACGAGTACAAGATGCTCGTCCATCCCAGGATCGCCGGCCACGGCCCGACGCTGCACCAGGGCGGGCTGCCTGGCACGCGCCAGCTCGAGCTGCTCTCAGCGGAGCCGCTCCGCAACGGCGCGGTGGCCATGCACTACCGCCGCGCGCGCTGA
- a CDS encoding low temperature requirement protein A, whose translation MTGLELLFDVVFVLALAQLSTLLEEDTSWTGAVQTLILLLPLSVVWAVTAEECDKYDPQQLPIQLLVLGALLGTLVMAAAAPEAFGERGLYFAGAYLAIQLGASGILVHLLRGGEMQRSEAREAFWFGVSAVPWIVGAIMHGWARAVLWALALAVEYLAAVLRLPTPGLGRGRATEFGYSGEHLADRCRQFFTIALGELILVTGLTLDQSGFRVATFAAVLAAFATTVLLWRVYFYSAGEQQSKALAEASGPVHGRPVVFAHPILVAAVIAISISYKFVISHPLGRTPPAWVALIVGGPALFLAGRGFLEYAVFRRVSWDRPIAILVLVVISPAMILVPPVGAASAAALVLAGVALVDTARGPRRGQPAGAG comes from the coding sequence GTGACAGGCCTGGAACTGTTGTTCGACGTGGTGTTCGTTCTCGCGCTCGCACAGCTGTCGACTCTGCTGGAGGAGGATACGAGCTGGACCGGCGCCGTCCAGACGCTGATCTTGCTGCTTCCCCTGTCGGTCGTCTGGGCCGTTACCGCAGAGGAATGCGATAAGTACGACCCGCAACAACTGCCGATACAGCTGCTGGTCCTCGGAGCCCTTCTCGGCACACTGGTGATGGCCGCCGCGGCGCCTGAAGCGTTCGGCGAACGGGGCCTTTACTTCGCCGGCGCGTACCTCGCCATCCAGCTCGGTGCCTCCGGCATCCTCGTGCATCTGCTGCGTGGCGGCGAGATGCAGCGCTCCGAGGCGCGGGAGGCCTTCTGGTTCGGCGTGTCCGCGGTGCCGTGGATCGTCGGCGCGATCATGCATGGTTGGGCCCGTGCGGTGCTGTGGGCGCTGGCGTTGGCCGTGGAATACCTGGCTGCCGTTCTCCGCCTACCCACACCAGGGCTTGGCCGCGGGCGAGCGACGGAGTTCGGGTACTCCGGTGAGCACCTCGCCGACCGGTGCCGGCAATTCTTCACCATCGCGCTCGGCGAGCTGATCCTCGTGACCGGGCTGACGCTCGACCAGAGCGGGTTTCGGGTTGCGACCTTTGCAGCGGTATTGGCAGCGTTCGCCACCACTGTGCTGCTATGGCGCGTCTACTTCTACAGTGCCGGGGAACAGCAATCGAAGGCCCTCGCAGAAGCCTCCGGACCGGTTCACGGACGCCCAGTGGTTTTCGCCCATCCGATCCTGGTCGCCGCCGTCATTGCAATTTCGATCAGCTACAAGTTCGTGATTTCGCATCCGCTCGGACGCACACCGCCGGCCTGGGTCGCCCTCATCGTCGGCGGACCCGCATTGTTCCTCGCCGGGCGCGGCTTCTTGGAGTACGCCGTCTTCCGCCGAGTGTCCTGGGATCGGCCGATCGCAATCCTCGTGCTCGTCGTCATCTCACCGGCGATGATCCTGGTGCCGCCGGTCGGGGCCGCCAGCGCCGCTGCCCTCGTCCTGGCCGGGGTCGCCTTGGTCGACACCGCACGTGGGCCACGACGCGGCCAGCCGGCAGGAGCCGGCTAG
- a CDS encoding anti-sigma-D factor RsdA has protein sequence MSEPRPDGGEEVDLAAIHSDDLLLDALGRGEQEADADGLTAMLAAWRADVTADQADTVVDGPAHVVPPPPDGRSGTLRAGAPTSPVPGPPRWQPSVRRALGFAAAVVAVLMLATGLGVASHDAGPTSPLWSLTKVLHPERAEVLGVEHSTARARAAVAAGRYDEARELIDQAQRDLGRVTDPADATRLRADIDAVLRDLAALGCPGWPRCEVSPLAPTPSPGVSTAAAPEPSGAATPGRTAPAPARPAPTDSPTSGANPTLPRLPLPSVPLPSVPLPPVPLPSVLPSLPVLPLPTGDLLG, from the coding sequence ATGAGCGAGCCCCGGCCGGACGGTGGCGAGGAGGTGGACCTCGCCGCGATCCACAGTGACGACCTGCTCCTCGACGCGCTCGGCCGCGGCGAGCAGGAGGCCGACGCCGACGGCCTCACGGCGATGTTGGCCGCCTGGCGTGCCGACGTCACCGCCGACCAGGCGGACACCGTGGTCGACGGCCCCGCCCACGTCGTCCCGCCGCCTCCGGACGGTCGGTCGGGCACGCTCCGGGCCGGCGCCCCCACCTCCCCCGTTCCCGGCCCGCCCCGGTGGCAACCGTCCGTGCGGCGAGCCCTGGGGTTTGCCGCCGCCGTGGTCGCCGTGCTCATGCTGGCGACGGGATTGGGAGTCGCCAGCCACGACGCCGGGCCGACCAGTCCCCTGTGGTCACTCACCAAGGTGCTCCATCCCGAGCGGGCGGAGGTGCTCGGCGTCGAACACAGCACCGCCCGTGCCCGCGCGGCCGTCGCGGCGGGACGGTACGACGAGGCCCGGGAGCTGATCGACCAGGCCCAGCGCGACCTGGGACGGGTCACCGATCCGGCCGACGCCACCCGCCTGCGCGCCGACATCGACGCCGTCCTACGGGACCTGGCCGCGCTCGGTTGCCCGGGCTGGCCCCGCTGCGAGGTGTCCCCGTTGGCCCCGACGCCGTCGCCCGGCGTGTCGACGGCCGCCGCCCCCGAGCCCTCCGGCGCCGCGACACCGGGCAGGACGGCACCAGCGCCAGCGCGCCCCGCGCCGACGGACTCGCCGACATCCGGCGCCAACCCGACGCTGCCCCGACTGCCGCTGCCGTCGGTGCCGCTCCCGTCGGTGCCGCTCCCGCCGGTGCCGCTGCCGTCGGTGTTGCCGTCGCTACCCGTACTGCCACTGCCGACCGGCGACCTGCTCGGCTGA
- the shbA gene encoding RNA polymerase sigma factor ShbA, translated as MTTAIEPELVHLAAHGDQAAVAALLTSVRPGLVRYCRARLGRVGGAYTTADDVAQEVCLAVFKALPRYRDQGRPFSAFVYAIAANKVADAQRAAVRDAAVTDADLEQVDTAPGPEQQAVATDLARRLSVLLHRLPDVQREIITLRVAVGLTAEEVGSILGMSAPAVRVAQSRALARLRTLAGDGLDEVAA; from the coding sequence ATGACCACAGCGATCGAGCCAGAGCTCGTCCACCTGGCCGCCCACGGCGATCAGGCGGCGGTCGCTGCCCTGCTCACCAGCGTCCGGCCGGGGCTGGTCCGCTACTGCCGGGCCCGACTGGGCCGCGTCGGCGGCGCGTACACCACGGCCGACGACGTCGCCCAGGAGGTCTGCCTGGCGGTGTTCAAGGCCCTTCCCCGCTATCGCGACCAGGGCCGGCCGTTCTCCGCGTTCGTCTACGCCATAGCGGCGAACAAGGTGGCCGACGCCCAGCGCGCGGCGGTCCGCGACGCCGCCGTCACCGACGCCGACCTGGAGCAGGTGGACACCGCCCCCGGGCCGGAGCAGCAGGCCGTCGCCACCGATCTGGCCCGACGACTCTCGGTGCTGCTGCACCGCCTCCCCGACGTCCAGCGGGAGATCATCACCCTCCGCGTGGCGGTCGGCCTCACCGCCGAGGAGGTCGGCTCGATCCTCGGAATGTCGGCGCCGGCGGTACGGGTGGCCCAGTCCCGCGCCCTGGCTCGGCTCCGTACTCTTGCCGGCGACGGACTTGACGAGGTGGCGGCATGA